The stretch of DNA CTGTTTTTTTGTATTTGAAATATCAATAAATATGATGTAAAATATAAAATGATAAGAAAATATTTTTAGGAGGCAGATATGTGGTTAATAATAGCAATTGGAGCGATAAATTTTGCAATATTGAATATTGTATTTTCATTTAATAATAAAAATTCAAAATGGTTCGGGTTTATAAGTTTATCATTAACAGCATTGACTGTATGTGCATTTTATTCTCAAGCTTCAAACTATGTACTTAAAGAAGATTGGAGTGCACTTATGGATGTCGTTCCATCAGTTAGTAGGATATTATGGTTTTGCGTTTTTATGTCTATTTTAATAAATGCGATTCCCCTTTTTAGAGATAAGAAATAGAAAAATAATTTAAACAGTAAGTCAATAGGATTTACTGTTTTTTTGCATTTGAATTATCAATAAATATAAGGTAAAATATAGAACAGTAAGGAAAATAGAATTTAAGGAGGTAGATATGTGGTTAATAATTGGTATTGGAGCGATAAATTTTGCCTTAATAGGTCGTGTTAAGGAATTTCGAGATGAAAATTTCATAGTTTTTAAAAGGATAAGTTTGTTGATAACTGCATTATGCTCTATAAATTTTATTTATTCCGCTATAATTTATAATTCTTATTTTACTGGAGGAAATTGGAGAATGTTTTTAGAGACAATGCCTGGAGATTCTAAAAATGTATTAATTTGCATTGGCCTTTCTATTTATGTAAATTTTGTTCCGATTTCTATTTTTAGAAAATAGTCAAAATATAGCTAAATAAAATTGATTTAAAAGGGGGAGATAATATTGGCTAGTTGGAGCGGTATAAGAAAAAAACTTGAAAAAGAATATCTTGCTGAAAGTCTTCAAGGGCATATTCAATATTTTGCTACAACTTATAGCAAAAGTCCTGACCACGAGGGACGAGCTGCAATAAGATATGACGGAAAAGAAATCATCAAAGGTTGTTTTTGGAATAACTGGTTTAAAGCCGATTTATTCCCTAGAGATGAAAAATACGAAGAAAGAATGAAAAAAGAAAATGCATTTATGGATGATACAGCTTTAAAATTGGGAGTATTTGACCAACGTTGTTTTTACAAAGCCTTTGCAGAATTTGACAATCAAAGTATAGAAATAAGCCTAAAAAGTGAAAATTTACTAGTAAGAATTTTTGCGATTTTAGATAGACGAGTAGGAAAAAGAAAGTTGATTCAAATGAAAGATACAATAGAAAATGAACCTGATACATTTCAGGAGTTCTATGCAATTCGTATGAATGCTGAAGGACTGGTTTAAGTTTAAATAAATTTGGAGGAGAAGAGATTATGTTACTATTGGGCGTAAAAAAAGAAAATGATTGGCTTTTGGCTGAATATAATTTGACATATAAA from Parvimonas micra encodes:
- a CDS encoding SF0329 family protein, giving the protein MASWSGIRKKLEKEYLAESLQGHIQYFATTYSKSPDHEGRAAIRYDGKEIIKGCFWNNWFKADLFPRDEKYEERMKKENAFMDDTALKLGVFDQRCFYKAFAEFDNQSIEISLKSENLLVRIFAILDRRVGKRKLIQMKDTIENEPDTFQEFYAIRMNAEGLV